From the genome of Sphingobacterium kitahiroshimense, one region includes:
- a CDS encoding DEAD/DEAH box helicase translates to MSFESLGLSHNIISSVKQLGYLKPFPIQEQAIPVILLGKDLMGIAQTGSGKTACFVMPILEKLQIDVVKRDRNIEVLVLVPTRELAIQIDEVFRAFTGNLKREIKTMAVYGGVSINPQMKGMLGVEVLTATPGRLLDLIKNKALRISHIQHLVIDEADKLFQMGFEDELRELLALMPKKKQITLFSATLNDKITEINNLLSIKPVVVEIESEEANIDQIEQIAYHVTAETKGPFLRYLIKEQKMNQVLVFVSSTRTADKLVEKLLKNKIRAISIHGQKSQSNRKDHLNYFKKGDAQVLVATDLIGRGIHIDSLPVVINFELPRSPLDYVHRIGRTGRANNLGTAITLLTDEELHHFSVIQRKMGKKVDIKPTDEVNLHGY, encoded by the coding sequence ATGTCATTTGAGTCTTTAGGTTTATCACACAATATTATCAGTTCTGTCAAGCAATTAGGTTATCTGAAACCTTTTCCTATTCAAGAACAAGCTATTCCAGTTATCTTATTGGGCAAAGATCTGATGGGTATTGCGCAAACAGGCTCTGGGAAAACTGCATGTTTTGTGATGCCTATATTAGAGAAGTTACAAATTGATGTTGTTAAAAGAGATCGAAATATTGAAGTACTTGTACTTGTTCCTACCCGAGAATTAGCCATTCAGATTGATGAAGTTTTTAGAGCCTTTACTGGTAATCTAAAGCGAGAGATAAAAACTATGGCGGTATATGGTGGTGTATCTATTAATCCACAAATGAAAGGTATGCTTGGGGTAGAAGTTTTAACAGCAACTCCAGGCCGCTTATTGGACTTAATTAAGAACAAGGCGCTGCGCATTAGTCATATTCAACATTTGGTTATTGATGAGGCTGATAAGTTATTTCAAATGGGTTTTGAAGATGAGCTCAGAGAACTTTTGGCTTTAATGCCTAAGAAGAAACAAATTACCTTGTTTTCTGCAACATTAAATGATAAAATAACTGAAATAAATAATCTTCTTTCAATCAAGCCTGTTGTTGTAGAGATTGAAAGTGAAGAAGCCAATATTGATCAGATAGAACAGATCGCTTACCATGTAACTGCGGAGACTAAAGGTCCATTTTTGCGTTATCTTATCAAAGAGCAAAAGATGAACCAAGTACTTGTATTTGTATCTTCTACACGTACGGCAGATAAATTGGTGGAGAAATTATTGAAAAATAAAATTAGAGCAATTTCTATCCACGGTCAGAAATCGCAAAGTAATAGAAAGGATCATCTCAATTATTTTAAAAAAGGAGATGCACAGGTTTTGGTAGCTACAGATCTGATCGGCCGTGGTATTCATATCGATTCTCTACCAGTCGTTATTAATTTTGAATTACCTCGTTCTCCGTTAGATTATGTTCATCGTATAGGAAGAACTGGTCGTGCAAATAATTTAGGAACTGCTATTACCTTATTAACAGATGAGGAGTTGCATCATTTTTCTGTTATTCAGAGGAAAATGGGCAAAAAGGTCGATATTAAACCAACAGATGAAGTAAATCTGCACGGTTATTAA
- a CDS encoding NAD-dependent succinate-semialdehyde dehydrogenase, protein MKNPLLLNQAYINGKFISHTKTFDVINPATGNIIDTVPDLEVASCKKAITAAEKAWVTWRKTAAVDRCNLVRKWYELILKNKVDLAEIITLESGKPLKESLTEVDYGNSFVEWFAEEGKRAYGETIPIAQNGNRMMTIKQGIGVVAAITPWNFPLAMVTRKVAPALAAGCTIILKPASQTPFSAIALAKLAEEAGIPKGVFNVVTSKDSAGFGKELATNTTIRKLSFTGSTEVGKTLTIQAASNIKKVSMELGGNAPFIVFDDADIDAAVKGAIAGKFRNSGQTCVSINRFYIQETVYHAFAEKLTAAVKELKVGNGLENNVQVGPLINEKGLEKVKQHISDALKHGAKITTGGNPLTGLFFEPTVLTDLPHDALIAQEETFGPICALFKFTTEESVIQLANDTPFGLASYFYSQNISRCFRVSEQLEAGMVGINTGLISNAAAPFGGVKESGVGREGSKHGLDEYMEIKYLCIAE, encoded by the coding sequence ATGAAAAATCCCTTATTGCTTAATCAAGCATATATAAATGGAAAATTCATTTCCCACACAAAGACATTCGATGTTATCAATCCTGCCACAGGAAATATTATAGACACCGTTCCAGATTTAGAAGTCGCTTCATGTAAAAAAGCAATTACCGCAGCAGAAAAAGCTTGGGTGACCTGGCGTAAAACAGCTGCAGTGGACCGATGCAACCTTGTTAGAAAATGGTACGAATTAATCCTAAAAAATAAAGTCGATCTAGCTGAAATTATAACGCTAGAAAGTGGAAAACCGCTAAAGGAATCCTTAACTGAAGTTGACTATGGTAATTCTTTTGTCGAATGGTTTGCCGAAGAAGGAAAACGTGCTTATGGAGAAACAATACCAATTGCTCAAAATGGAAATCGAATGATGACCATAAAGCAAGGCATAGGTGTTGTAGCTGCCATTACACCCTGGAATTTTCCTTTAGCGATGGTAACACGTAAAGTAGCACCGGCGCTAGCGGCAGGATGTACTATTATTTTAAAGCCCGCTTCACAAACCCCATTCTCAGCAATTGCATTGGCAAAATTAGCCGAAGAAGCAGGTATTCCTAAAGGTGTATTTAATGTGGTAACAAGTAAAGACAGTGCTGGTTTTGGCAAAGAACTAGCGACCAACACGACCATACGGAAACTCTCATTTACAGGTTCAACCGAAGTAGGAAAAACATTAACAATTCAAGCCGCCTCTAATATCAAAAAAGTATCTATGGAGTTAGGGGGCAATGCGCCATTCATTGTTTTTGATGATGCAGATATAGATGCCGCAGTAAAAGGCGCAATTGCAGGTAAGTTTCGTAATTCAGGTCAGACCTGTGTATCCATTAATAGATTCTATATTCAGGAAACAGTATATCATGCTTTTGCTGAAAAACTTACAGCGGCAGTGAAGGAATTGAAAGTAGGTAATGGACTGGAGAACAACGTACAAGTCGGCCCACTAATTAATGAAAAAGGTTTAGAAAAAGTAAAACAGCACATTTCAGATGCCCTAAAACATGGCGCAAAAATAACAACAGGAGGCAACCCCTTAACAGGTCTTTTCTTTGAACCTACTGTACTTACAGATTTACCTCATGATGCACTTATAGCACAGGAAGAAACCTTTGGCCCAATATGCGCCCTGTTTAAATTCACCACAGAAGAGTCCGTTATTCAATTAGCCAATGACACACCATTTGGTCTAGCCTCATACTTCTACAGTCAAAACATCAGCCGCTGTTTTCGTGTTTCCGAACAATTAGAAGCAGGAATGGTCGGTATTAATACTGGATTAATTTCAAATGCCGCGGCGCCATTTGGAGGAGTTAAAGAATCAGGAGTCGGTAGAGAAGGATCCAAACATGGATTGGATGAATACATGGAAATAAAATATCTTTGCATCGCTGAATAA
- a CDS encoding thiol-disulfide oxidoreductase DCC family protein, protein MKAEIKQLILFDGVCNFCNNTVNFIIKKDKKDQFRFASLQSKIAQDFISGLPSNTDSIVYVRNQKVLVKSTAALFIAMDLGYPFKILAIFKLIPTSWRDSCYDYIAKNRYRWFGKIDQCEIPTEHNRKKFIS, encoded by the coding sequence ATGAAAGCAGAAATTAAACAGCTTATTTTATTTGACGGGGTCTGCAATTTCTGCAACAATACAGTCAATTTTATCATCAAGAAAGACAAAAAAGATCAGTTTAGATTTGCTTCCCTGCAGTCGAAAATTGCACAGGATTTTATCAGCGGTCTGCCGTCAAATACGGACTCCATTGTATACGTTAGAAATCAAAAGGTTTTAGTAAAAAGTACTGCGGCATTATTTATCGCAATGGATTTAGGATATCCCTTTAAAATTCTTGCTATTTTCAAGTTGATACCAACTTCCTGGCGAGACAGTTGTTATGATTATATCGCGAAAAATAGGTATCGCTGGTTTGGTAAAATAGATCAATGCGAAATACCAACAGAACACAACCGCAAAAAATTCATCTCATAA
- a CDS encoding sensor histidine kinase, translating to MKKALVLFYFLVFYATSQLIWWGVMLARFQPQRKSMIIGEGIFFLLIFLWGALRLKKLFVREQKLQQQQQNFLLAITHELKSPLASVKLYIQTILKRDLDKEQQQVFLRNSLKDIERLDDLVENVLITTKLESRNYNLPKEKFNLTELVEQIVDRLQKNACRTQVLKPNLDSDVMIYADKFAISNVVTNLIENAIKYSPPCANVVVKLTNEEHGIIFSVADHGIGISDVEKKLIFNKFYRVGSEATRKTKGTGLGLYIVKTVLQKHNASIKVKDNTPSGSIFEVTFDKNAK from the coding sequence ATGAAAAAAGCACTTGTTTTATTTTATTTTCTTGTTTTTTATGCCACCTCCCAATTGATCTGGTGGGGTGTTATGCTTGCTCGGTTTCAACCACAAAGGAAATCGATGATTATCGGTGAAGGTATATTTTTTTTACTGATCTTTCTTTGGGGCGCTTTACGTTTAAAAAAGCTTTTTGTTCGTGAACAAAAATTACAACAACAGCAACAAAACTTTTTATTGGCCATAACTCATGAATTAAAATCTCCGCTAGCTTCGGTCAAATTATATATTCAAACAATTTTGAAAAGAGATTTGGATAAGGAACAGCAACAAGTTTTTTTAAGGAATTCTTTGAAGGATATTGAGCGATTGGATGATTTGGTTGAAAATGTATTAATCACTACTAAGCTTGAAAGCCGCAATTATAATCTTCCCAAGGAAAAGTTTAATCTCACCGAATTAGTAGAACAAATTGTGGACCGCCTTCAAAAGAATGCTTGTAGAACGCAAGTGTTGAAACCTAATTTGGATTCGGATGTTATGATCTACGCTGATAAGTTTGCAATAAGTAATGTCGTGACTAATTTGATCGAGAATGCAATAAAATACTCTCCACCATGTGCAAATGTTGTGGTTAAATTAACAAATGAAGAGCATGGAATAATTTTTTCTGTTGCTGATCATGGAATTGGTATCAGTGATGTGGAGAAAAAACTTATCTTTAATAAATTTTATCGTGTAGGAAGTGAAGCGACACGTAAAACTAAAGGTACCGGTTTGGGGTTGTATATAGTGAAGACGGTCTTGCAAAAGCATAACGCGTCTATTAAGGTAAAAGATAACACTCCTTCGGGGAGTATTTTTGAAGTAACATTTGATAAAAATGCAAAGTAA
- a CDS encoding CopD family protein, with product MIYLYAKAIHIIFVICWMAGLFYMPRLFIYHTEAKDQSKEAYTVLHKQFSIMENRLWWVITTPAMYITVFSALVMLYVNPSLLQMGWMHVKLLFVAAMIAYHFISQRMMFNLRDEKSTLSSSKLRMWNEVSTVLLFSIVFTVVLKSALNWIYGVVGLLSLAIVLMILIKAYKKYRTSREGK from the coding sequence ATGATTTATCTTTACGCTAAAGCGATACATATCATATTTGTCATTTGTTGGATGGCGGGATTATTTTATATGCCCCGACTATTCATCTATCATACAGAGGCAAAAGATCAATCTAAAGAGGCATATACCGTTTTACATAAGCAGTTTTCAATCATGGAGAATCGATTGTGGTGGGTAATAACTACTCCTGCTATGTACATTACAGTTTTCTCGGCTTTAGTAATGCTGTATGTTAATCCATCATTATTACAAATGGGGTGGATGCATGTCAAGTTGCTATTTGTGGCAGCTATGATTGCTTACCATTTTATCAGTCAACGGATGATGTTTAATCTTAGAGATGAAAAATCAACGCTTAGTTCCTCAAAACTTAGAATGTGGAATGAAGTATCTACTGTACTGTTGTTTTCCATTGTTTTTACCGTTGTTTTAAAATCTGCATTGAACTGGATCTATGGCGTTGTCGGTCTGCTATCACTGGCGATTGTATTAATGATATTGATCAAAGCTTATAAAAAATATAGAACTTCAAGAGAAGGCAAATAA
- a CDS encoding sugar phosphate isomerase/epimerase family protein, translating to MKKLKFLVAVLLMAGSSLTGFDSVAQTLKKKDIGLQLYSVRSLIKNDADYFPVLKKLSAMGYTAVEAAGFSDGKFYNNSPQDFKSKVEKAGMKVVSSHATRNLSNEELASGDFSKALEWWGEAIEAHKAAGMQYIVTPWMEVPKTIKDLDTQCKYLNEVGKLCRQNGLKYGYHNHAHEFQKVEDKVIMLDYMIEHTNPQDVFFEMDVYWTVIGRSSPVDYFNKYPGRFTALHIKDRREIGQSGMVGFDAIFKNAKTAGVKHIFVELEEVSVDLEKGLKESIDYLLAAPYVQASYAK from the coding sequence ATGAAGAAATTAAAATTTTTAGTAGCTGTCCTTTTGATGGCAGGATCTAGCCTTACTGGATTCGACAGTGTTGCTCAAACATTGAAAAAGAAAGATATTGGCTTGCAATTGTATTCTGTTCGAAGTTTGATTAAAAATGATGCAGATTACTTTCCTGTATTGAAAAAATTGTCGGCGATGGGATATACGGCAGTTGAAGCCGCAGGATTTAGCGACGGGAAATTTTATAATAACTCTCCTCAGGATTTTAAGAGTAAAGTTGAGAAGGCTGGAATGAAAGTTGTCTCATCCCATGCTACTAGAAATCTTTCCAATGAAGAATTAGCTTCTGGAGATTTTTCAAAAGCATTGGAATGGTGGGGTGAAGCGATAGAGGCACATAAGGCGGCTGGTATGCAATATATTGTTACTCCATGGATGGAAGTTCCAAAAACAATTAAAGATCTTGACACGCAATGTAAATATCTAAATGAGGTTGGTAAATTGTGTCGTCAAAATGGTCTTAAGTATGGCTATCACAATCATGCTCATGAGTTTCAGAAAGTGGAAGATAAAGTTATCATGTTGGACTATATGATTGAACATACAAATCCGCAAGATGTATTTTTTGAAATGGATGTGTATTGGACAGTGATTGGTAGATCTAGCCCTGTAGATTATTTTAATAAATATCCAGGAAGATTTACTGCTCTTCATATCAAAGATCGCCGTGAAATTGGTCAAAGTGGTATGGTTGGATTTGATGCAATCTTTAAGAATGCTAAAACTGCAGGAGTGAAGCATATATTTGTTGAACTTGAAGAGGTTTCTGTTGATCTGGAAAAAGGCTTGAAAGAAAGTATCGATTATCTTTTAGCGGCACCATATGTGCAAGCTAGCTACGCTAAATAG
- a CDS encoding putative quinol monooxygenase, translating to MKIYLTVVLRTKEAYRDQVKKTLQEMVRLTRLEPAVELYNLHQGIEDPNIFTFYEIWKDQAGLDAHNAQPYIKDFGQKYGAFLQEEPTLIKTVLI from the coding sequence ATGAAAATTTACCTTACTGTTGTACTAAGAACAAAAGAAGCATATCGCGACCAAGTAAAAAAGACACTGCAGGAAATGGTTCGTTTAACACGACTTGAACCAGCTGTCGAACTGTATAATTTACATCAAGGCATAGAAGACCCGAATATATTCACATTTTATGAAATTTGGAAAGATCAAGCAGGTCTTGATGCCCATAATGCCCAACCCTATATCAAAGACTTTGGACAAAAATATGGCGCATTTTTACAAGAAGAACCAACACTGATTAAGACAGTTTTGATTTAA
- a CDS encoding bifunctional 3,4-dihydroxy-2-butanone-4-phosphate synthase/GTP cyclohydrolase II: MDFKLNTIEEAIEDIKAGKVIIVVDDEDRENEGDFVTAARNATPEVINFMATHGRGLVCAPLTKERCDELNLELMVGKNTAVYETNFTVSVDLQGYGCTTGISASDRSKTIKALIDPNIDPVELGRPGHIFPLIAKDGGVLRRTGHTEATVDLARLAGFEPAGVLVEILKEDGEMARLPELMEVAKRFDLKIVSIEDLIEYRLKHDSLIVEEVQVDMPTAFGDFKLKAYTQKDTGEHHLALYKGEWTEDEPILVRVHSSCLTGDIFGSCRCDCGPQLHKAMEMIQKEGKGVIVYMNQEGRGIGLVNKLQAYKLQENGVDTVDANTQLGFKADLRDYGIGAQILRNLGVTKMRLMSNNPAKRAGLVGYGLEIVDNVAIEIKSNPYNEQYLKTKRDRMGHTIMKNL, encoded by the coding sequence ATGGATTTCAAATTAAACACGATTGAAGAAGCAATCGAAGATATAAAAGCTGGCAAAGTGATCATCGTAGTGGATGATGAAGACCGCGAAAATGAAGGTGATTTTGTTACAGCAGCCAGAAATGCAACACCGGAAGTGATCAACTTCATGGCAACTCACGGAAGAGGATTAGTCTGTGCACCTTTAACAAAAGAGCGTTGTGATGAATTGAATTTAGAATTAATGGTAGGTAAAAATACCGCTGTTTATGAGACTAACTTCACTGTTTCAGTTGACTTACAAGGTTACGGTTGTACAACAGGAATTTCTGCATCAGATCGTTCAAAAACGATCAAAGCACTTATTGATCCTAATATTGACCCTGTTGAGCTTGGCCGTCCAGGACATATTTTTCCACTAATTGCAAAAGATGGTGGTGTTTTACGTCGTACAGGACACACAGAAGCTACTGTAGATCTAGCTCGCCTTGCTGGTTTCGAACCTGCAGGTGTATTGGTCGAAATTTTAAAAGAAGATGGTGAAATGGCTAGACTTCCGGAATTAATGGAAGTAGCAAAGCGCTTTGATTTAAAAATTGTAAGTATTGAAGACCTAATCGAATATCGTCTTAAACATGATTCACTTATCGTCGAAGAAGTTCAAGTGGATATGCCAACAGCATTTGGTGATTTCAAATTGAAAGCTTACACCCAAAAAGATACAGGAGAACATCATCTCGCGCTTTATAAAGGGGAATGGACAGAAGATGAACCAATTCTAGTACGCGTACATAGCTCTTGTCTTACAGGTGACATCTTTGGCTCATGCCGTTGTGACTGTGGTCCACAGTTACACAAAGCAATGGAAATGATCCAAAAAGAAGGTAAAGGGGTTATTGTGTATATGAATCAAGAAGGTCGTGGAATAGGCCTTGTTAATAAATTACAAGCCTATAAACTGCAAGAAAATGGAGTTGATACTGTTGATGCCAATACACAATTAGGTTTCAAAGCCGATTTACGCGATTATGGAATCGGAGCACAAATCTTACGCAATCTAGGAGTAACAAAGATGCGTTTAATGTCTAACAATCCTGCAAAAAGAGCTGGATTAGTCGGTTATGGATTAGAAATCGTGGATAATGTTGCTATAGAAATCAAATCAAATCCTTATAACGAGCAATATTTAAAAACTAAAAGAGATCGAATGGGACATACCATTATGAAGAATCTTTAA
- the hemE gene encoding uroporphyrinogen decarboxylase has translation MITTLQNDLLIRAALSQQTERPPVWMMRQAGRFMPEYWAIKNKYSFLEMCKTPEIAADVTMLPVDLLGIDAAILFSDILVTAEAMGGDLSFEQGVGPRFANPVRSFADADKLATDCLPKLEYVADAIKVIQQRLNGSIPLIGFAGAPFTILSYLVEGASSKDFKLTKLMLNNEPKLAHTILQKIADVTVEYLNMQIAAGVNAVQLFDSWALALSWNDYKEFAHYYNNQIISRLNRKDVPVISFCKGSSVFAPIMAEAKPDVISVDWNADLKNIKQSLPAGIAVQGNLDPFVLYADKKVIKEKILQLFERMRGENGFIFNLGHGIMPDIPFDNVKYAIEVVKEFKY, from the coding sequence GTGATTACTACTTTACAAAACGATTTATTGATTAGAGCTGCACTTTCGCAGCAAACTGAACGCCCGCCTGTATGGATGATGCGTCAAGCTGGAAGATTTATGCCTGAGTACTGGGCAATAAAAAATAAATATTCCTTTTTGGAAATGTGCAAAACTCCGGAGATTGCTGCAGATGTTACCATGTTGCCAGTTGATTTACTAGGTATAGATGCCGCAATTTTGTTTTCTGACATTTTGGTTACAGCAGAAGCAATGGGTGGAGATTTAAGTTTTGAACAAGGAGTAGGTCCGCGTTTCGCTAATCCAGTGCGTTCTTTTGCTGATGCTGATAAATTAGCTACAGATTGTTTGCCTAAATTGGAATATGTAGCTGATGCTATTAAAGTAATTCAACAGCGTTTGAATGGTAGTATTCCTTTAATTGGTTTTGCAGGTGCACCATTTACAATTTTAAGTTATTTAGTTGAAGGGGCTTCTTCAAAAGATTTTAAGTTGACCAAATTGATGTTGAATAATGAACCAAAATTGGCTCACACTATTCTTCAAAAGATAGCTGATGTAACTGTCGAGTATTTAAACATGCAAATTGCTGCTGGTGTTAATGCTGTTCAGTTATTTGATAGCTGGGCTTTAGCTTTATCTTGGAATGATTATAAAGAGTTTGCTCATTATTATAATAATCAAATCATCTCTCGTTTGAATCGAAAAGATGTTCCCGTAATTTCTTTCTGTAAAGGATCTTCTGTGTTTGCCCCAATAATGGCAGAAGCAAAACCGGATGTGATATCTGTCGATTGGAATGCAGATTTAAAAAATATCAAACAATCGTTACCTGCGGGAATTGCTGTTCAAGGTAATTTGGATCCATTTGTATTGTATGCTGATAAAAAAGTAATCAAAGAAAAGATCCTTCAATTATTTGAACGTATGCGTGGTGAAAATGGATTTATTTTCAACTTAGGTCATGGTATTATGCCTGATATCCCTTTTGATAATGTGAAATACGCAATTGAAGTTGTTAAAGAATTTAAATATTAA
- a CDS encoding response regulator transcription factor, whose translation MQSKQRILLVEDEEHLLEAIKLNLELEGYRVTTATDGKKALKIFKEERFNLIILDVMIPEIDGFQVAETIRLQNTEVPIMFLTAKNSSEDRITGLKKGADDYLIKPFNLEELILRVGNLVRRSLKPDDLKELNSYQIGDKTIYFNSYELHHADGTITSLTKKETMLLKLLIERRNEAVSREQILETVWNYDVYPSTRTIDNFILTFRKYFEPDQKHPIYFHSIRGVGYKFTDNNA comes from the coding sequence ATGCAAAGTAAACAACGCATACTGCTCGTAGAAGATGAAGAACACTTGTTAGAGGCTATCAAGTTAAATTTGGAGTTAGAAGGTTACCGTGTAACAACAGCTACAGACGGTAAAAAGGCTTTGAAAATATTCAAGGAAGAACGTTTTAATTTGATCATTCTGGATGTCATGATTCCTGAGATTGATGGATTCCAGGTTGCCGAAACTATTCGACTACAAAATACGGAAGTTCCTATTATGTTTTTAACTGCTAAAAACAGTAGTGAAGATCGTATCACTGGTCTTAAAAAAGGTGCAGATGATTATTTAATCAAACCTTTCAATTTGGAAGAACTTATCCTTAGGGTAGGTAATTTGGTGCGAAGAAGTTTAAAACCTGATGATCTGAAAGAATTAAACTCTTATCAAATTGGTGATAAAACAATTTATTTTAATTCATATGAATTGCATCATGCAGATGGTACTATTACTTCTTTAACAAAGAAAGAAACCATGTTGTTGAAGCTATTGATTGAACGCCGAAATGAAGCTGTTTCTCGCGAACAAATATTGGAAACAGTATGGAATTATGATGTTTATCCTTCAACTCGTACGATTGATAATTTCATCTTGACTTTCCGTAAATATTTTGAACCTGATCAAAAACACCCCATTTATTTCCATTCTATTCGTGGTGTTGGATATAAATTCACGGATAATAATGCATAA
- a CDS encoding low molecular weight protein tyrosine phosphatase family protein has protein sequence MLNILFICSRNRWRSLTAETIYKKHKTVRVKSAGTENNARIKVNAKHLNWADIVFVMENHHKEKIMQQFPNECSNIEIVILEIPDEYKYMDKELIEEIQDPVSCYISDKA, from the coding sequence ATGCTAAACATATTATTTATTTGCAGCCGCAACCGCTGGAGGAGCTTAACAGCAGAAACAATTTATAAAAAACATAAAACTGTTCGTGTTAAATCTGCTGGCACAGAAAATAATGCAAGAATTAAAGTGAATGCCAAACATCTAAACTGGGCAGATATCGTATTTGTCATGGAAAATCATCACAAAGAGAAAATAATGCAGCAATTTCCAAATGAATGTAGTAATATAGAAATCGTAATACTAGAAATACCTGATGAATATAAGTACATGGATAAAGAACTCATTGAAGAAATACAAGATCCCGTTTCATGTTATATTTCCGATAAAGCATAA
- a CDS encoding YjjG family noncanonical pyrimidine nucleotidase, with protein MFQQDKKDIFFDLDHTIWDFDKNAEETLDELFYHYKFDQLFQQESSAQFIQTYTVNNHRVWNLYHHGKIDKTELRRARFADTFTQLGVDPSLFPTSFEIEYLRMCPQKTNLFPHAHETLQYLYKNYNLHLISNGFKEACEVKLDKSDLNKYFKNIFISEVVGVNKPDPRIFNFALDKADAKIDNSIMIGDNIDADVRGAMNVGMDAIFFNPNQGEKPEDVIHMISNLKELQSIL; from the coding sequence ATGTTTCAACAAGACAAAAAAGATATATTCTTCGATTTAGATCATACCATTTGGGATTTTGATAAAAATGCAGAAGAGACATTGGACGAACTATTTTATCATTACAAATTTGATCAGCTATTTCAGCAAGAAAGCTCTGCCCAATTTATCCAAACCTATACGGTCAATAATCATCGCGTATGGAATCTGTATCATCATGGTAAAATTGATAAAACGGAATTACGCCGTGCCCGCTTTGCAGACACATTTACACAACTTGGTGTAGATCCGTCCCTATTTCCCACTAGTTTTGAAATAGAGTATTTACGCATGTGCCCACAGAAAACCAATTTATTCCCACATGCACATGAAACGCTTCAATATCTGTATAAAAATTACAACTTACATTTAATTTCAAATGGATTCAAAGAAGCTTGCGAAGTAAAGCTTGATAAAAGTGATCTCAATAAATATTTTAAAAATATCTTCATTTCCGAAGTGGTTGGGGTCAACAAACCTGATCCCAGAATATTCAATTTCGCATTAGATAAAGCCGATGCAAAAATTGACAATTCCATCATGATCGGTGATAATATTGATGCAGATGTTCGAGGAGCAATGAATGTAGGTATGGATGCCATATTCTTTAATCCTAATCAAGGTGAAAAACCAGAAGATGTAATACATATGATCAGTAA